From a single Caldalkalibacillus salinus genomic region:
- a CDS encoding electron transfer flavoprotein subunit alpha/FixB family protein: MSRTVLLLAEEKDGQLRNVTLEAIAAAQKISHGGKVLVSVFGSKVDQYSTVLTHHGADEVITVKHDQLDTYTTDGYTQGLLQVIDHVKPDAILLGHTSIGKDLAPRIAAKKDWGLIADCTAVDIEDDEPVFTRPIYSGKAFAKKKITSGTIVATIRPNNITALEADESRAAFVNELTVEVKDLRTVVKEVVKQTSGGVDLSEARVIVSGGRGVKSADGFKPLEELAEVLGAAVGASRGACDAEYCDYALQIGQTGKVVTPDLYIACGISGAIQHLAGMSNSKVIVAINKDPEAEIFKVADYGIVGDLFEVVPLLTEEFKKVLAHSS, from the coding sequence ATGAGTAGAACAGTATTACTATTAGCTGAAGAAAAAGACGGACAATTAAGAAACGTCACACTAGAAGCAATCGCAGCTGCTCAAAAGATAAGCCATGGTGGGAAAGTGCTTGTATCTGTATTTGGATCAAAAGTGGATCAGTATAGTACAGTCTTGACACATCATGGAGCGGATGAGGTCATAACCGTAAAGCACGATCAACTAGACACCTATACAACGGATGGATATACGCAAGGGCTCCTGCAAGTCATTGATCATGTTAAACCAGACGCCATACTCTTGGGGCATACTTCTATAGGCAAGGATTTAGCCCCTCGGATAGCGGCTAAGAAAGACTGGGGACTGATTGCTGATTGCACCGCTGTAGATATAGAAGATGATGAGCCCGTATTCACACGTCCTATTTATTCCGGTAAAGCTTTTGCTAAAAAGAAAATCACGTCTGGCACTATAGTTGCCACCATCAGACCTAATAATATCACCGCACTTGAGGCTGATGAATCCCGTGCTGCTTTCGTTAATGAGTTAACAGTCGAGGTGAAAGATTTACGTACAGTGGTGAAAGAAGTTGTCAAACAAACGAGTGGCGGTGTAGATTTGTCTGAAGCCCGTGTCATCGTCTCCGGCGGTCGAGGTGTCAAGAGCGCTGATGGCTTTAAGCCACTCGAAGAATTGGCAGAAGTACTAGGTGCCGCTGTTGGTGCTTCCAGAGGCGCATGTGATGCTGAATATTGTGATTATGCACTACAAATTGGCCAAACAGGGAAGGTCGTAACCCCAGATTTGTATATCGCTTGTGGGATATCAGGAGCCATTCAGCACTTAGCGGGGATGTCAAACTCTAAGGTCATTGTCGCTATCAATAAAGACCCAGAGGCAGAGATCTTTAAAGTGGCTGATTACGGGATTGTCGGCGATCTGTTTGAAGTCGTTCCACTTTTGACTGAAGAGTTCAAAAAAGTATTAGCCCACTCATCATAA
- a CDS encoding ABC transporter permease subunit translates to MAWVKRYRLEIVMVLPLVLYILGFSLVPVLETIRLSFVNASTNTYDLSNYVYIMSQQGFKKAFSNTIVITIVGLALQLSVALSIALLLKRAFKGRGFFRTVMLIPMGVPTIVAGVIMLYVFSTNGYFNLFLQRFNIIEAPIIWNEGGFKTLFMIIFADMWKVLPIVILLLLSGLESISEDVYEASAIDGATTWQNFWYITLPLLKPAITMALILRAIDAFRIFELPLVLAGRHTPVIGTYAYSEYRDFFNEHTSAAAATILLLMIIVFIIIYFLFVERKKDV, encoded by the coding sequence GTGGCTTGGGTTAAACGATATAGGCTTGAAATCGTCATGGTGTTGCCATTGGTCTTATACATATTGGGGTTTTCGCTCGTACCGGTTTTAGAGACCATTCGGCTCAGCTTTGTTAATGCAAGCACAAATACCTATGACTTAAGTAATTATGTTTATATTATGAGTCAGCAGGGTTTTAAGAAAGCCTTCTCAAACACCATCGTCATTACCATTGTGGGGTTAGCGCTACAATTATCGGTTGCGTTATCTATCGCTCTGTTGTTAAAACGAGCCTTTAAAGGACGGGGTTTTTTCCGAACCGTAATGTTAATTCCCATGGGGGTTCCCACCATCGTGGCAGGGGTCATCATGCTTTACGTCTTCTCCACAAACGGGTACTTTAATTTATTCCTACAACGTTTCAACATCATTGAAGCCCCCATCATTTGGAATGAAGGTGGATTCAAAACATTATTCATGATCATTTTTGCTGATATGTGGAAAGTGCTTCCCATCGTCATTTTATTACTTTTATCGGGGTTAGAGAGTATTTCTGAGGATGTTTATGAAGCATCAGCTATCGACGGTGCCACCACGTGGCAGAACTTTTGGTATATCACTCTGCCCTTATTAAAACCAGCGATTACAATGGCCTTGATTCTGCGTGCCATTGACGCGTTCCGAATCTTTGAGTTACCGCTTGTGTTGGCTGGACGCCACACCCCAGTCATTGGGACCTATGCTTATTCCGAATATCGTGATTTTTTTAATGAGCATACGTCTGCAGCAGCAGCAACGATATTACTGCTCATGATTATAGTGTTTATTATCATTTACTTTTTATTTGTTGAGAGAAAAAAAGATGTTTAG
- a CDS encoding sugar ABC transporter substrate-binding protein, giving the protein MNNVKKRTKMLYTCCLLAAMAFFAIGCGGGEQAMQDENELNVVMGLGENEWEVMRQDIFPEFEEKHNVTINAVQSEAADVVDQLRGQIEADRVTYDLITQDVNDLYGLVDGDMMDDLTDQKENIPDEVIEAMIDVSTFDDKLLFLPYRPNVEITYYNEKVFDEYDITPPQSWEDLLEVAKTFHAEEDIGRVAVKANLEIDHVLHLFNFIRAGGGDPYVLNDEGSVRAYEFLQELYPYLAPDSRTATWNTMNTYLANESVYLGQNWPFGVNVIVEEGGKEEIKAYSGWAGPAGESHTLGGEVIGIPKGAPNKALALEFAQYLMSKEVQETLVSKLGWPSVRTDAYGQVEAWQQPYFDAVNEALQSSEPRGNVPYWPEVEKAILGAFQDIVIDGQEAQTTLDRYAETIEQARQ; this is encoded by the coding sequence TTGAATAACGTAAAAAAGAGGACAAAAATGTTGTATACTTGTTGCCTTCTGGCTGCCATGGCTTTCTTTGCCATCGGTTGTGGCGGAGGAGAGCAGGCCATGCAAGACGAGAACGAACTGAATGTCGTGATGGGACTAGGTGAAAATGAATGGGAAGTGATGCGACAGGATATATTTCCAGAATTTGAGGAAAAGCACAACGTGACCATTAATGCTGTCCAATCCGAAGCTGCGGATGTGGTGGATCAATTGCGTGGCCAAATTGAAGCCGATAGAGTGACATACGACCTGATTACGCAGGATGTGAATGACCTCTATGGTTTAGTAGACGGTGATATGATGGATGATCTCACAGATCAGAAAGAGAACATTCCTGACGAAGTAATTGAAGCCATGATAGACGTTTCTACTTTTGATGACAAACTATTATTTTTACCCTATAGACCCAACGTTGAAATCACCTACTACAATGAAAAGGTGTTTGACGAATACGATATAACGCCACCTCAATCGTGGGAAGACTTGCTAGAGGTAGCGAAGACGTTTCATGCTGAAGAGGACATTGGCCGAGTCGCCGTCAAAGCCAATTTAGAAATCGATCACGTGCTACACCTGTTTAACTTTATTCGTGCCGGTGGAGGAGACCCTTACGTCCTTAACGATGAGGGCAGTGTACGCGCTTATGAATTTTTACAAGAATTATATCCCTATCTAGCGCCTGATAGTCGTACCGCTACTTGGAATACAATGAACACTTATCTTGCAAATGAATCGGTCTACCTAGGACAAAATTGGCCCTTTGGTGTGAATGTGATCGTTGAAGAAGGTGGCAAAGAAGAAATCAAAGCGTATAGCGGATGGGCAGGACCCGCCGGAGAGTCACACACCCTAGGTGGTGAAGTGATCGGCATACCAAAAGGAGCCCCAAATAAAGCATTGGCCTTAGAATTTGCCCAATATCTCATGTCAAAAGAGGTCCAAGAAACTTTAGTGAGCAAACTAGGCTGGCCCTCCGTCCGCACTGATGCTTACGGTCAAGTTGAAGCGTGGCAACAACCGTACTTTGATGCTGTAAACGAAGCATTGCAATCCTCGGAACCAAGAGGAAATGTCCCATATTGGCCCGAAGTCGAAAAGGCCATCCTAGGGGCCTTCCAGGACATCGTCATCGATGGGCAAGAGGCTCAAACCACCCTTGACCGCTACGCCGAAACAATCGAGCAAGCACGTCAATAA
- a CDS encoding LacI family DNA-binding transcriptional regulator: MKPTIKDVAKRSGVSISTVSRVLNTPELVTETKREKVLKVIETLGYHPNALARGLIQKRTHSLGVLIPDVSNLVFAEVFRGMEDAAHETGQNLVICNTDLNKERMMSYFKILKEKQVDGMIFTSEPVYPDYYELLKELQIPVVLAATHSHDYELPSVKVNDEPASYDATAYLIKMGHRHIGMISGPSHDPIAGLPRMQGFLRAMRMHDLPHSVERNVVYGHYRYEDGYEAMEELYQLNDKLSAVLCASDEMALGAISYLDSIGINVPEDVSVMGYDNTRLAHVCIPKLTTVSQPLHAIGYEAVNKLEMLLSKGEVDELRTYLPHQLVIRDSVKAP, from the coding sequence ATGAAACCTACAATAAAAGATGTTGCTAAACGATCTGGTGTGTCTATTAGCACCGTATCAAGGGTGTTAAATACCCCTGAGCTAGTGACTGAGACAAAGCGGGAAAAGGTGCTAAAAGTGATTGAAACGCTAGGATACCACCCTAATGCACTAGCCCGTGGCCTCATTCAAAAGCGTACCCACTCGTTAGGCGTCTTAATACCGGACGTATCAAATCTCGTTTTCGCTGAAGTGTTTAGGGGAATGGAGGATGCTGCACACGAAACGGGCCAGAATCTCGTCATTTGCAATACGGATCTTAACAAAGAACGTATGATGTCCTACTTCAAGATTTTAAAAGAGAAACAGGTAGATGGAATGATATTTACAAGCGAGCCGGTCTATCCTGACTACTATGAACTGTTAAAGGAACTTCAGATCCCTGTGGTGCTCGCCGCAACACATTCTCATGATTACGAGTTACCGTCGGTTAAAGTGAATGATGAGCCCGCAAGTTATGATGCCACAGCGTATCTGATTAAGATGGGACACCGACATATTGGTATGATTAGCGGTCCTTCCCATGACCCCATAGCAGGGCTTCCAAGAATGCAGGGATTTCTAAGGGCGATGCGTATGCACGATCTACCACACTCTGTTGAAAGAAACGTCGTATATGGTCATTACCGGTATGAAGATGGCTACGAGGCTATGGAGGAACTTTATCAACTCAATGATAAGCTCAGTGCCGTCTTATGTGCAAGTGATGAGATGGCGTTAGGCGCAATTTCATATCTAGATTCTATAGGCATAAACGTGCCAGAGGATGTGTCTGTAATGGGCTATGATAATACGAGACTAGCTCACGTGTGCATCCCTAAATTGACGACAGTGTCACAGCCTCTTCATGCTATAGGTTACGAGGCTGTTAATAAGCTAGAGATGCTCCTTTCGAAAGGGGAGGTCGATGAGTTAAGAACCTATTTACCACATCAGTTGGTGATAAGGGATTCAGTCAAGGCACCCTAG
- a CDS encoding electron transfer flavoprotein subunit beta/FixA family protein: MNILVLMKRTFDTEEKIVIEDNQISEESVEFIINPYDEYAIEEAIKLRDDHGGEVTVLSLGPEDGEKELRTALAMGADKGILIGDEALFGDEFKVSHVIAEVAKRESYDIILGGNVSVDNGAGQVAPRVAELLDIPQVTTITKLTVEGTKAIAEKDVEGDLEVIETTLPALFTAQQGLNEPRYPSLPGIMKAKKKPLERITSEDVSLPDDLSSKTEVVSLSLPPKKEAGRILEGETEEKVKELVELLSHEAKVL; encoded by the coding sequence ATGAATATTTTAGTACTCATGAAGCGTACATTCGATACCGAAGAGAAAATAGTAATCGAAGATAATCAAATAAGTGAAGAAAGCGTAGAATTCATCATTAACCCATATGATGAGTATGCCATAGAAGAAGCGATCAAGTTGAGAGATGACCACGGTGGGGAAGTCACCGTTCTATCTTTGGGCCCAGAGGATGGGGAAAAAGAGTTAAGAACAGCCTTAGCGATGGGAGCAGACAAGGGCATTTTAATAGGGGACGAAGCGCTATTTGGAGATGAATTTAAGGTCTCTCATGTCATTGCAGAAGTCGCTAAACGTGAATCGTATGACATCATCCTGGGAGGTAACGTCTCCGTTGATAATGGTGCAGGACAAGTGGCGCCGAGGGTAGCTGAATTACTAGACATCCCACAGGTGACAACCATTACGAAACTCACGGTAGAGGGGACTAAAGCGATTGCTGAAAAAGATGTAGAAGGAGATCTTGAAGTCATTGAAACAACACTTCCTGCACTCTTCACTGCTCAACAGGGACTGAACGAACCGAGATATCCTTCATTGCCTGGCATCATGAAGGCTAAAAAGAAACCACTGGAACGGATCACATCTGAGGATGTCAGTCTACCAGATGATCTGTCATCCAAAACAGAGGTTGTCTCATTATCTTTACCGCCAAAGAAAGAGGCAGGCCGTATCTTAGAAGGTGAAACGGAAGAGAAAGTGAAGGAACTGGTTGAACTTTTAAGTCACGAAGCGAAAGTGCTATAA
- a CDS encoding carbohydrate ABC transporter permease produces MKTRQTDLWGAISRYGTFPFLILFSFVMLAPVYIMFKISVSEPQDILTQNPPFLIENFTFDHWVRVFEAGNLWAPLLKSFMVASVATLIAIAIAAPAAYVISLMPKAYRYGIILSLLFTRMFPDVGIALPISVNFIRWDLTDSYVGLILAHLIPNLPFLAWILVGTFETIPRELEKAALIDGASRWGALQRVVFPIAAPGIAVGAMFVWLNSWNEFTYALYLTYTENTLPLQTYYYVSRGDWFQSAAYSMILTIPVIIVTFFLQRYMKSGFLSGSVKG; encoded by the coding sequence ATGAAGACGAGGCAGACGGACCTTTGGGGTGCCATCAGTCGATATGGCACGTTTCCATTTCTCATATTATTTAGCTTTGTCATGCTAGCGCCAGTATATATCATGTTTAAGATTTCTGTCAGTGAGCCTCAGGATATATTAACCCAAAATCCACCTTTTCTCATTGAGAACTTTACATTTGATCATTGGGTACGCGTATTTGAGGCTGGCAATCTCTGGGCTCCTTTGCTGAAGAGTTTTATGGTTGCATCCGTGGCGACACTCATTGCCATTGCAATAGCTGCACCGGCTGCTTATGTCATTTCGCTTATGCCTAAAGCCTACCGCTACGGTATTATACTCTCTTTATTGTTTACAAGAATGTTTCCAGATGTGGGCATTGCCTTACCTATTTCCGTTAACTTTATTCGTTGGGATCTCACTGATTCGTATGTAGGACTTATATTAGCTCACCTGATACCAAACCTACCTTTCTTAGCTTGGATTCTTGTCGGGACTTTTGAAACGATTCCGAGAGAATTAGAAAAAGCAGCTTTAATAGACGGCGCCAGCCGATGGGGAGCCCTCCAAAGGGTGGTCTTCCCTATTGCAGCGCCCGGTATCGCAGTAGGAGCAATGTTTGTGTGGTTAAACTCATGGAATGAATTTACATATGCATTATACCTGACCTATACAGAAAACACGCTACCTTTACAGACGTATTATTACGTGTCCAGGGGTGATTGGTTCCAATCTGCCGCCTACTCCATGATACTGACCATCCCCGTAATTATTGTCACCTTTTTCCTACAAAGGTACATGAAATCGGGCTTCCTTTCAGGTTCTGTTAAGGGATAA
- the trxA gene encoding thioredoxin, which yields MALIEASDQSFKSEVENGTVLVDFWAPWCGPCRMIAPMLEEIDQELGDKLKIVKVNVDDNPETASEFGIMSIPTLLVLKNSEVVDKIVGAGQPKEALVEKVEQHL from the coding sequence ATGGCACTTATAGAGGCATCAGATCAGAGTTTCAAATCAGAGGTTGAAAATGGTACAGTTCTCGTCGATTTCTGGGCACCATGGTGTGGCCCTTGCCGTATGATTGCACCAATGCTTGAAGAAATAGATCAAGAATTAGGTGACAAACTTAAAATCGTCAAGGTCAATGTGGACGATAATCCTGAAACGGCTTCCGAGTTCGGGATTATGAGTATACCTACTTTATTGGTACTAAAAAATAGTGAAGTAGTGGATAAAATTGTTGGCGCAGGGCAACCAAAGGAAGCGCTAGTAGAGAAGGTTGAACAGCATCTGTAA
- a CDS encoding AMP-binding protein, with protein sequence MSQKQLRWHEHYPHDIPTTLDYPEVCLQDLLEEAYHKKPNRIAIRFLGKGITFRQLYHEAHAFAASLRALGVSEGDRVSIMLPNCPQAVISYYGVLLAGGIVVQTNPLYVERELKYQLQDSGAKTIIGLDLVYPRIAKVQADCELKNIIITSIKDYLPFPKNVLYPLVQRKQGLKVDIAFKGNVRPFLSLIKRHNKPSDIKASRTPDDIAVLQYTGGTTGHPKGVMLTHRNLVVNTYQCCKWLSTSKYGTERTMGVVPFFHVYGMTVVMNFSVMLAATMILVPKFESKEVLKTIHKEKPTLFPGAPTIYIGLLNDPHVSDYDLSSIKACISGSAPLPVEIQQRFEKVTGGKLVEGYGLTETSPVTHANLIQGDNVVGSIGIPWPDTEATILPLDSQHQVDKRNQVERQNQEHTESNATHLHPDALPAGEIGEIAIRGPQVMKGYWKRPDETKDVMIEDGWFLTGDVGYMDERGYFYIVDRKKDMIIAGGFNIYPRDIEEVLYEHPAVVECVVIGVPDDYRGETVKAFIVKKDNVEVTEEELNQFCRKKLASYKAPRIYEFRDELPKSMVGKILRRALREEENKRVSND encoded by the coding sequence ATGAGTCAAAAACAGTTGCGTTGGCACGAACATTACCCCCACGACATACCAACAACGTTAGACTACCCGGAAGTTTGCTTACAGGATCTTCTTGAAGAAGCCTACCATAAAAAACCAAATCGTATCGCCATACGCTTTCTGGGTAAAGGGATCACTTTCAGGCAGTTATATCATGAGGCACACGCTTTTGCCGCCTCTCTTAGAGCACTAGGCGTATCAGAGGGCGACAGGGTCTCTATTATGTTACCAAACTGTCCCCAAGCGGTCATTAGCTATTATGGTGTCTTACTAGCGGGAGGCATCGTGGTCCAGACTAATCCGTTATATGTGGAGCGTGAATTGAAGTATCAACTGCAAGATTCGGGAGCAAAAACGATTATTGGGTTAGACCTCGTCTATCCTAGAATTGCCAAAGTTCAAGCTGACTGTGAACTGAAAAATATCATTATCACCAGTATCAAAGATTACCTACCCTTTCCTAAAAATGTACTATACCCCCTAGTTCAGAGAAAACAAGGGTTAAAGGTGGATATTGCATTTAAAGGCAACGTTCGTCCATTTTTATCCCTGATCAAAAGACATAATAAACCATCTGATATCAAAGCGAGTAGAACCCCCGACGATATTGCTGTATTACAGTATACAGGCGGGACCACCGGTCATCCTAAAGGGGTGATGCTCACACACCGTAACCTTGTCGTCAACACGTACCAGTGCTGCAAATGGCTGTCGACCTCTAAGTATGGTACAGAGCGCACGATGGGGGTAGTCCCCTTTTTCCACGTGTACGGCATGACGGTCGTCATGAATTTCTCTGTCATGCTAGCGGCGACCATGATTCTAGTACCAAAGTTTGAATCAAAAGAAGTACTTAAGACGATACACAAAGAAAAGCCTACCTTGTTCCCGGGGGCTCCCACCATCTATATTGGGTTACTGAATGATCCGCATGTGTCAGATTATGACTTATCCTCAATCAAGGCGTGTATCAGTGGCTCTGCCCCTCTTCCCGTTGAAATTCAACAGAGATTCGAAAAAGTCACGGGTGGTAAATTAGTTGAAGGGTACGGTTTAACGGAAACCTCCCCTGTGACACACGCTAATCTTATACAGGGAGATAATGTGGTCGGCAGTATTGGTATACCTTGGCCTGATACGGAAGCCACAATACTTCCTTTAGATAGCCAACATCAAGTAGATAAACGGAATCAAGTAGAGAGACAAAATCAAGAACATACCGAATCTAACGCCACACATCTACATCCGGACGCATTACCCGCTGGAGAAATTGGTGAGATTGCCATCAGAGGGCCGCAAGTGATGAAAGGCTATTGGAAGAGACCCGACGAAACAAAAGACGTCATGATAGAAGACGGTTGGTTCTTAACGGGTGATGTGGGCTATATGGACGAAAGAGGTTACTTTTATATCGTTGATCGTAAAAAGGATATGATTATCGCTGGCGGTTTTAATATTTACCCTAGGGATATTGAGGAGGTGCTATATGAACATCCTGCCGTTGTAGAGTGTGTGGTTATTGGCGTCCCAGATGATTACCGGGGCGAGACTGTTAAAGCCTTTATCGTTAAGAAGGATAACGTAGAGGTCACAGAAGAGGAACTTAATCAATTCTGTCGAAAAAAACTCGCTTCCTATAAGGCTCCTCGTATTTATGAATTTAGAGATGAATTACCAAAATCGATGGTCGGTAAAATTTTAAGAAGGGCATTAAGAGAGGAGGAAAACAAGAGGGTGAGCAACGACTAA
- a CDS encoding enoyl-CoA hydratase: MSTIQIERDVEQSIAILYINHPPANALGQTTFEDLTAALNELEQDDQVKVLLITGQGKFFAAGADIKEFTAVEKAEQGTRIAQVGQDVFNRMEAFPKPIIAAIHGAALGGGLELAMACHLRFSTPEAKLGLPELNLGLIPGFAGTQRLPQLIGKSKALELLFTSDPITGDEAHRLGLVDRVYDQDSLLTETKHFAAKVAQKGAISLRYALDAVQVGEQDGQQSGSEKEAALFGDIFMTEDAQEGIQAFLEKRKPQFKDR; this comes from the coding sequence ATGTCCACGATTCAAATCGAACGTGATGTTGAACAATCAATAGCCATTTTATACATTAACCACCCTCCTGCGAATGCTTTAGGTCAAACGACATTTGAAGATTTGACAGCCGCACTTAATGAACTAGAACAAGATGATCAGGTAAAAGTCTTGTTGATTACTGGTCAAGGGAAATTTTTTGCTGCAGGGGCAGACATTAAAGAATTTACCGCTGTAGAAAAAGCCGAACAAGGCACACGTATCGCGCAGGTCGGTCAAGATGTGTTCAACAGAATGGAAGCGTTTCCAAAGCCGATTATTGCCGCCATTCATGGTGCTGCCCTAGGGGGAGGATTAGAGTTAGCGATGGCCTGTCACCTTCGGTTTTCCACGCCCGAAGCCAAATTAGGGTTACCTGAACTTAATCTAGGTCTAATACCTGGATTTGCTGGTACACAACGTCTACCGCAGCTTATTGGCAAATCCAAAGCGTTGGAGCTGCTTTTTACAAGTGATCCTATAACGGGCGACGAAGCGCACAGATTAGGCCTTGTTGATAGAGTGTATGATCAGGATTCTCTGTTAACAGAGACAAAGCATTTCGCAGCAAAAGTAGCTCAGAAAGGGGCCATATCACTACGGTATGCGCTTGACGCTGTTCAAGTTGGAGAACAAGATGGACAGCAATCTGGTTCTGAGAAGGAAGCCGCCCTCTTCGGGGATATTTTCATGACCGAAGATGCTCAAGAAGGCATTCAGGCGTTCTTAGAAAAAAGAAAACCTCAATTTAAGGATCGTTAA
- a CDS encoding glycoside hydrolase family 13 protein: MKRTWWKESVVYQVYWRSFKDTTGNGYGDLQGVLEKLDYIKDLGVDIIWLNPIYESPDKDNGYDISDYRKVMDKAGDMQTWETLLEEIHRKGMKLIMDLVVNHTSDQHPWFLESRSSLDNPKRDWYIWQDPKEDGQPPSNWQSYFTPSTWTYDEQTKQYYFHSFAVEQPDLNWKNPEVRHAIYDMMRFWLDKGIDGFRMDVINLLAKIDGFPDVDEPEDRRYLGNNPGIHDYLQEMHREVLQHYDVMTVGEIPFVTPEDGVKYVGEDRNELDTLFHFEVADDMPTWDMLRFKDIQKKWYEGLKGCGWNSQFLNNHDHTRQVTRYGNDGEYRVESAKLLGTMVHTLPGMPYIYQGEEIGMTGVRFDSINDYQDIMMKNKYHEEVNRGRNPNEVLEALIPLSRDNSRTPMQWNDTENAGFTTGKPWMNINPNYKKINVEQAQNDPNSVYYYYKTLIALRKKHDVMVYGDYKDWSEDDPNVYAYTRSRHGVTWLIVLNHSDELCEYQLPSELQKPRSLILGNYAKEAECEDGERLTLRPHEARIYNILLHS, translated from the coding sequence ATGAAACGTACGTGGTGGAAGGAATCTGTGGTATATCAAGTTTATTGGCGGAGTTTTAAAGATACGACAGGGAACGGCTATGGGGATTTGCAAGGTGTCCTTGAGAAACTGGATTACATAAAAGATTTAGGGGTAGATATCATTTGGCTCAACCCCATTTACGAATCACCGGACAAAGACAACGGGTATGATATATCCGATTATCGTAAGGTGATGGACAAAGCTGGTGATATGCAAACGTGGGAAACACTTCTAGAAGAGATTCATCGTAAGGGTATGAAATTAATCATGGACCTCGTGGTCAACCATACTTCTGACCAGCATCCATGGTTCTTGGAATCCCGTTCATCCCTAGACAATCCAAAACGTGATTGGTATATATGGCAAGATCCAAAAGAAGATGGTCAGCCCCCTAGCAACTGGCAATCTTATTTTACGCCTTCAACATGGACATATGATGAGCAAACGAAACAATATTACTTTCACTCTTTTGCTGTGGAGCAGCCCGATCTAAACTGGAAGAATCCTGAAGTCAGACATGCCATCTACGACATGATGCGCTTTTGGCTAGATAAAGGGATTGACGGCTTTCGAATGGATGTTATTAATTTACTAGCAAAAATCGATGGTTTCCCGGATGTGGATGAACCTGAAGATCGGCGTTATCTAGGCAATAATCCCGGGATACATGATTACCTGCAAGAAATGCATCGGGAAGTGCTGCAGCACTATGATGTGATGACCGTGGGTGAGATTCCTTTTGTTACGCCGGAGGATGGGGTCAAGTATGTAGGAGAGGATCGTAACGAGTTAGATACTTTGTTTCACTTTGAAGTGGCTGATGATATGCCCACATGGGATATGCTTCGCTTCAAGGACATTCAAAAGAAATGGTATGAAGGCCTCAAGGGGTGTGGATGGAACTCTCAATTTCTCAATAACCATGATCACACCCGCCAAGTCACTCGTTATGGAAATGATGGTGAGTATCGAGTAGAATCGGCAAAGCTACTCGGGACAATGGTTCACACGCTTCCCGGTATGCCGTACATTTATCAAGGGGAAGAAATCGGAATGACCGGTGTTCGATTCGATTCCATTAACGATTATCAGGATATTATGATGAAAAACAAATACCATGAGGAAGTGAACAGGGGGCGTAACCCGAACGAGGTGTTAGAAGCACTTATCCCCTTAAGTAGGGATAATTCAAGAACCCCAATGCAGTGGAATGATACTGAGAATGCGGGCTTTACCACAGGAAAACCATGGATGAACATCAATCCAAATTATAAAAAGATCAATGTTGAGCAAGCCCAAAACGATCCAAATTCCGTGTATTACTATTACAAAACATTGATTGCCTTAAGGAAAAAGCATGACGTCATGGTCTATGGCGATTACAAGGATTGGAGTGAGGATGATCCTAACGTGTATGCCTATACCCGCTCACGCCACGGGGTGACTTGGCTGATCGTCTTAAACCATTCAGATGAATTATGTGAGTATCAACTTCCTTCAGAGCTTCAGAAGCCTCGCTCGTTAATTTTAGGAAATTATGCTAAAGAAGCTGAGTGTGAAGATGGAGAGCGACTCACCCTTCGGCCTCACGAAGCTAGAATTTACAATATTCTACTTCATAGTTAG